The Pseudomonas eucalypticola genome has a window encoding:
- a CDS encoding TonB-dependent receptor, translated as MKPTPHSRPLPLLAIGLFPFALHTPMASAADVSQAAQGDTALKPVTVTATRREASLQKVPVAVSVVEGEQLERENRTNIASIVQEVPTLNFRPGASAKDSSLFVRGVGTISTSPGVEPSVATVIDGVVYGRPGQSTLDLMDVERIEVLRGPQGTLFGRNASAGVLNVVSRDIPEQTHGYVDYSYLGGNEQRSRFSIGGALTDTLRGSLNTLWGDYGGNVTNDYNGDRVNGYRTKGVRGKLQFTPNDDLKVTLIGDYTEGSNTTPAGVAVSSKTAVFSQNFPGTPSAHNREVDNDLKTSAQDTNKGLSAQIDWRLGNYTLTSITAWRGWDNQMQQDQDGLATLPVTALHDTDQVAYDQYSQELRLASPSDQFLEYVGGVYLFHGKTDEAYTRTLVANSVVNSAHANFSATNDSYAVFGESTVHLSDDWRVIAGLRATHDTVEYDHQRVSSSPVTLASMRPSFSASDDTSANGYTGRLGLQHDFNDDVTGYVTYSRGYKGPAYNVYFQMYSADTKVLDPETSNAYEIGLKSTVFNKRLTANLALFRTDYDNYQANFYDLVAGSPVTRLINAGTVRTEGAEMDYAFQATAQLKLSGALAYTHARVVDFACPTGAAASCNINGKPLPFAPDWKSYVRADYSIPLDNGLDVELASDFNWQSETQFSLDQNVDTRQGAYGIWNASVALADYTAGWRVSLLGKNLGDRSYATLLTNGSNAINRMVPRDDRRYFGIQVRKDF; from the coding sequence ATGAAGCCAACCCCCCATAGCCGTCCGCTGCCGCTGCTTGCCATCGGCCTGTTTCCCTTTGCCCTGCACACCCCTATGGCCAGTGCCGCCGACGTCAGCCAGGCGGCACAGGGGGACACCGCGCTCAAACCGGTCACGGTGACCGCTACCCGTCGCGAGGCTTCCCTGCAGAAGGTGCCGGTGGCGGTGTCGGTGGTCGAGGGCGAGCAACTGGAACGGGAGAACCGCACCAATATCGCTTCCATCGTGCAAGAAGTGCCAACCCTCAACTTCCGTCCTGGTGCCTCGGCCAAGGACTCATCGCTATTCGTGCGGGGCGTGGGCACCATCTCCACATCGCCGGGCGTCGAGCCCAGCGTGGCGACGGTGATCGACGGAGTTGTATACGGCCGCCCCGGGCAGTCGACGCTGGACCTGATGGACGTGGAGCGCATCGAAGTCTTGCGCGGTCCCCAGGGCACGCTGTTCGGGCGCAATGCGTCGGCCGGGGTGCTCAATGTGGTCAGCCGCGATATTCCCGAGCAAACCCACGGTTATGTCGACTACTCCTACCTGGGCGGCAACGAGCAGCGCAGTCGGTTCAGCATCGGCGGCGCCCTGACCGATACCCTCAGGGGCTCGCTGAATACGCTGTGGGGGGATTACGGTGGTAACGTCACCAATGACTACAACGGGGACAGGGTCAACGGTTACCGCACCAAGGGCGTGCGCGGCAAACTGCAGTTCACCCCCAACGATGACCTCAAGGTAACCCTGATCGGCGACTACACCGAGGGCAGCAATACCACGCCGGCGGGCGTGGCGGTGTCGTCGAAGACCGCAGTCTTCAGCCAGAACTTCCCCGGTACCCCCAGCGCCCATAACCGCGAGGTGGACAACGACCTCAAGACCAGCGCCCAGGACACCAACAAGGGCCTGTCCGCGCAGATCGACTGGCGCCTGGGCAATTACACCCTGACATCGATCACCGCCTGGCGCGGCTGGGACAACCAGATGCAGCAGGACCAGGATGGCCTGGCCACCCTGCCCGTCACCGCCCTGCATGACACCGACCAGGTGGCCTACGACCAGTACAGCCAGGAGCTGCGCCTCGCCTCGCCTAGCGACCAGTTCCTGGAATACGTGGGCGGCGTCTACCTGTTCCACGGCAAGACCGACGAGGCCTATACCCGCACGTTGGTCGCCAACAGCGTGGTGAACAGCGCCCATGCCAATTTCAGCGCCACCAACGACAGTTATGCGGTGTTCGGCGAAAGCACGGTGCACCTCAGTGATGACTGGCGGGTAATCGCGGGCCTGCGCGCCACCCACGACACCGTGGAATACGACCACCAGCGCGTGTCATCCTCGCCCGTGACCCTGGCGTCGATGCGCCCCTCCTTCTCGGCGTCCGATGACACCAGCGCCAACGGTTACACGGGCCGCCTGGGCCTGCAGCACGACTTCAACGATGACGTCACCGGCTACGTCACTTACTCGCGGGGTTACAAGGGCCCGGCCTACAACGTCTACTTCCAGATGTACTCGGCAGACACCAAGGTACTGGACCCGGAAACCTCCAACGCTTATGAAATAGGCCTGAAAAGCACGGTGTTCAACAAGCGCTTGACCGCCAACCTGGCGCTGTTCCGGACCGATTACGATAACTATCAGGCCAACTTCTATGACCTGGTGGCCGGCTCGCCGGTGACCCGCCTGATCAACGCCGGCACGGTGCGTACCGAAGGCGCGGAGATGGACTATGCCTTCCAGGCCACCGCGCAACTGAAACTGTCCGGCGCCTTGGCCTATACCCATGCGCGCGTGGTCGACTTCGCCTGCCCCACCGGGGCCGCGGCCAGCTGCAACATCAATGGCAAGCCGTTGCCGTTCGCTCCGGACTGGAAAAGCTACGTGCGTGCTGACTACAGCATTCCCCTGGACAATGGCCTGGACGTGGAACTGGCCAGCGACTTCAACTGGCAGAGCGAAACCCAGTTCAGCCTCGACCAGAACGTCGACACCCGCCAGGGCGCCTACGGCATCTGGAACGCCAGCGTGGCCCTGGCCGACTACACCGCTGGGTGGCGGGTGTCGCTGCTGGGCAAAAACCTGGGCGACCGCTCTTACGCCACGCTGCTCACCAACGGCAGCAATGCCATCAACCGCATGGTGCCCCGGGATGACCGGCGTTACTTCGGCATCCAGGTGCGCAAGGACTTCTGA
- a CDS encoding LysR family transcriptional regulator has translation MDLRQLRHFLALANHLNFTRAAESACITQSAFSRSIQGLESELGCALVERTSRGIVLTAKGTALRERAARLLDDANTLRDDIRVHEPNRDSGWLRFGAGPLVMTRLVPDALAAFVTRFPQAEVDLKVDKPSHLLALLDDGDISFLVADLRHMKVGTQHLVRPLRFRRFGVFCRGGHPLLAGGNLSFQQLAAYPRVSAKLPFELRAVLERLWGRDAPALNLETPYNDLLPKMVAGSDTLAVAPLEMIEPLTQSGLFQRIICHDEPPLFQDGGACLGIVQLSEQPLSETARCMIDALLDADDTLPDELAGAPVYPIMSQVAL, from the coding sequence ATGGATTTACGTCAGTTGCGCCATTTCCTGGCGTTGGCCAACCACCTCAATTTCACCCGCGCCGCGGAAAGCGCGTGCATCACTCAGTCGGCGTTCAGCCGCAGCATCCAGGGCCTGGAGAGTGAATTGGGCTGTGCATTGGTGGAGCGCACCAGTCGCGGCATCGTGCTGACCGCCAAGGGCACGGCATTACGTGAGCGCGCAGCGCGCCTGCTGGACGACGCCAATACGCTGCGTGACGACATCCGCGTGCATGAACCCAACCGCGACAGTGGCTGGTTGCGCTTCGGCGCAGGGCCTTTGGTCATGACCCGTCTGGTGCCTGATGCGCTGGCGGCGTTCGTGACGCGCTTTCCCCAGGCAGAGGTAGACCTGAAGGTCGACAAGCCATCGCACCTGCTGGCGCTGCTGGACGACGGCGACATCAGTTTTCTGGTAGCTGACCTTCGGCACATGAAGGTAGGTACCCAGCACCTGGTGCGGCCGCTGCGCTTTCGTCGTTTTGGCGTGTTCTGCCGCGGCGGGCATCCGTTGCTTGCCGGCGGTAACCTGTCGTTTCAGCAGTTGGCCGCCTACCCCAGGGTCAGTGCCAAGCTGCCCTTCGAGCTACGTGCGGTGCTAGAGCGCTTATGGGGGCGAGACGCGCCGGCACTGAACCTTGAGACACCCTATAACGACTTGCTACCCAAGATGGTAGCGGGCTCGGACACCCTGGCTGTGGCGCCACTGGAAATGATCGAGCCGCTGACACAAAGTGGCCTGTTTCAGCGGATTATCTGTCACGACGAACCGCCGTTGTTCCAAGACGGCGGTGCCTGCCTGGGCATCGTGCAGCTTTCCGAGCAGCCCCTGTCGGAGACCGCCCGGTGCATGATCGACGCCCTGCTGGACGCCGACGACACCCTGCCCGACGAGCTGGCCGGTGCCCCGGTCTACCCCATCATGAGCCAGGTTGCGCTATAG
- a CDS encoding ABC transporter substrate-binding protein, translating into MIRQLCTTLTLSLTLLTHPAHAVTAPDVIRIGAPDLTTTAKPYAPGLLGIAHDRQQLEQAFATQGIKIEWHFFRGAGPAINEAFANGQLDFAFLGDLAAIIGRASGLDTRVLLATRGTNLFLASTPQAGIRRIEDLKGKRIALYRGTADQLSLGRALASVGLSERDLKVINLDWTAANAALLAGQIDATWSNYNLLTLRAKGIEVPVSTKTLPLTATTQATLVGSGAFLQHYPAATQTLVNALVNDAAWVQQPEHYEQYLVAQEHASGIPAALAREESAGANLNFRFSPRLDPFIRASLNDSVEQAAQLKLIRRTFDVQAWFAPAFVDQALRDLKLETTWPAYGPLGQAIAQPGS; encoded by the coding sequence ATGATCCGCCAACTCTGCACCACCCTCACCCTATCCCTCACCCTCCTCACCCACCCGGCCCACGCAGTCACGGCCCCCGACGTCATCCGCATCGGCGCCCCTGATCTCACCACCACTGCCAAACCCTACGCGCCCGGCCTCCTGGGCATCGCCCACGACCGCCAGCAACTGGAACAGGCATTCGCCACCCAAGGCATCAAGATTGAATGGCATTTCTTCCGCGGCGCCGGCCCAGCCATCAACGAGGCATTCGCCAACGGCCAGCTGGACTTCGCCTTCCTCGGCGACCTGGCTGCCATCATCGGCCGTGCCAGTGGCCTGGACACCCGGGTGCTGTTGGCGACGCGTGGGACTAACCTGTTCCTGGCCAGCACGCCCCAGGCCGGGATTCGTCGCATCGAGGACCTGAAAGGCAAGCGCATCGCGCTGTACCGTGGCACCGCCGACCAGTTGTCACTGGGCCGGGCGCTGGCCAGCGTGGGCCTGAGCGAGCGTGATCTGAAGGTGATCAACCTGGACTGGACGGCCGCAAACGCGGCGTTGCTGGCCGGGCAGATCGACGCCACCTGGTCCAATTACAACCTGCTGACCTTACGCGCCAAGGGCATCGAGGTGCCGGTCAGCACCAAGACACTGCCGTTGACGGCCACCACCCAGGCGACGCTGGTGGGCAGCGGTGCGTTCTTGCAGCACTACCCCGCGGCCACGCAGACGCTGGTCAATGCACTGGTGAACGATGCGGCCTGGGTGCAGCAGCCCGAGCATTACGAGCAGTACCTGGTGGCCCAGGAGCACGCCAGCGGTATTCCCGCTGCGCTGGCCCGGGAAGAAAGCGCCGGGGCGAACTTGAATTTTCGCTTTTCGCCGCGTCTGGACCCGTTCATTCGCGCCAGTTTGAATGACAGCGTCGAGCAGGCCGCACAGCTGAAGTTGATCCGCCGTACCTTTGATGTGCAGGCCTGGTTCGCGCCGGCGTTCGTGGATCAGGCCTTGCGTGACCTGAAGCTAGAGACGACGTGGCCCGCCTATGGCCCGCTGGGCCAGGCTATAGCGCAACCTGGCTCATGA
- a CDS encoding helix-turn-helix domain-containing protein, whose protein sequence is MDTYGIENYGERLQFAYTLRGIPKLYALSNRVGVTESALSRWFRSEPISMANFAKLCVALNVNADWLLFGRGHYTLPVTHEIPHRRLLADAIERMADTDVRNLAKFLDEVIAPAP, encoded by the coding sequence ATGGATACTTATGGCATTGAAAACTACGGCGAAAGACTGCAATTCGCATACACCCTTCGTGGCATTCCCAAGCTCTACGCACTGTCGAACCGAGTTGGCGTGACGGAAAGTGCCTTGAGCCGATGGTTCAGGTCGGAGCCCATCAGCATGGCAAACTTCGCCAAACTGTGCGTTGCCTTAAACGTCAATGCCGATTGGCTCCTGTTCGGCCGAGGGCACTACACGCTCCCCGTGACGCACGAGATACCGCACCGAAGATTGCTGGCGGACGCCATCGAAAGAATGGCCGACACAGACGTTCGCAACCTCGCCAAGTTTCTTGATGAGGTTATCGCTCCCGCACCTTGA
- a CDS encoding restriction endonuclease: MIYQCNGCNRTTFETACPWCNNSQISPPAEVRVQHLTPLDPSYYPDFQYQSKGLIKDFLGKKKEQAQLTDLLNSVLRKYSQLRQPYFTNFIHTTRETASGASDIGVPGPRLDGAYTERELFREVLIRKGFDELEGLPSLLDKLLLTTAFNSSYLGFSRELSRHIRPDLTQTLRSWIDEAGTTFRSDLALFYYYLWENDISYPSVQFNPQANANAGTPLMLLPAFRSGLSLCESIYFDILVERLGSQLEHFNPNRFITMYLVDAMDGFQFEAFLVEIFQTIGFDVKETKKTADQGADLFVSRFGKNMVIQAKNYTGAVGNAAVQQAISAKAFYGCDEAMVVTNSYYTKSAKELATTAGVRLIDREGLQSYLDDYNQKLIEVFQAEAEEEHAV, translated from the coding sequence ATGATTTATCAATGCAATGGATGCAACCGCACTACGTTCGAAACGGCCTGCCCTTGGTGTAATAACTCTCAGATATCGCCTCCGGCAGAGGTGCGTGTCCAGCACCTGACGCCGCTCGACCCTTCTTATTACCCTGACTTTCAGTACCAGTCCAAAGGGCTCATCAAGGATTTCCTGGGAAAAAAGAAAGAGCAGGCACAGCTCACTGACCTTCTCAACAGTGTGCTGCGTAAGTATTCGCAGCTCAGGCAACCCTATTTCACGAACTTTATCCACACGACTCGTGAAACGGCGTCTGGGGCCAGCGACATTGGCGTGCCGGGCCCAAGGCTGGATGGTGCGTACACGGAGAGAGAACTGTTCCGTGAGGTGCTTATTCGCAAGGGCTTCGATGAGCTTGAGGGGCTTCCATCTCTGCTCGACAAGTTGCTCTTGACCACCGCTTTCAACTCGAGCTACTTGGGCTTTTCAAGGGAGCTCAGTCGACATATCAGGCCTGATCTAACGCAGACCCTTCGCTCTTGGATCGACGAAGCTGGAACCACGTTCAGATCTGATCTGGCGCTCTTTTACTATTACCTTTGGGAAAACGACATCTCTTATCCAAGTGTTCAGTTCAACCCGCAAGCGAACGCTAATGCTGGTACGCCGTTAATGCTGCTACCGGCATTCCGCAGCGGCCTCAGCCTGTGCGAAAGCATCTACTTCGATATCCTGGTTGAGCGGCTCGGGAGCCAGCTGGAGCACTTCAATCCAAACCGATTCATCACCATGTACCTGGTCGATGCGATGGATGGCTTCCAGTTCGAAGCGTTCTTGGTTGAGATATTCCAGACCATTGGCTTCGACGTAAAAGAGACCAAGAAAACCGCTGACCAAGGTGCTGACCTGTTCGTGAGTCGGTTTGGTAAAAACATGGTCATCCAGGCAAAGAACTATACGGGCGCCGTGGGGAACGCTGCCGTACAGCAAGCCATCTCAGCAAAGGCGTTCTATGGCTGTGATGAAGCCATGGTCGTCACCAATTCGTACTACACGAAATCAGCCAAAGAATTGGCCACAACTGCGGGCGTAAGGCTAATTGATCGGGAAGGTCTCCAGAGCTACCTGGACGACTACAACCAGAAGCTGATCGAGGTGTTCCAGGCGGAAGCTGAAGAGGAACATGCCGTCTGA
- a CDS encoding LysR family transcriptional regulator, producing MELRHLKAFVVAAQLQHFSQAAEQLGIAQPALSQLIRSLEKELGLSLFRRENRGVVLTAAGMAFVPHAQQSIASSELAIAAARRARRGEVGEISIGYHSALFEHNLPQLLRHYFTTFPDIKVSLVDAGIRAQFEMLLEHKIDLAFARVFKDHLPDRLRTHHFSQSRLVLLIPDNNPLATRFKGDLTILRGEKFVFLQDPTGIGLTSHTLQACRLNQLHPDNIFYVPSLMSIPGLVAAGIGVSIVPEPLARLTMPGVHLFALDMPEMVSELSLISRIDERSSAVLHFIEQAQAWG from the coding sequence ATGGAACTTCGTCATCTAAAAGCCTTTGTCGTCGCGGCGCAGCTCCAGCATTTCAGTCAGGCTGCTGAACAATTGGGCATTGCCCAGCCAGCCCTGAGCCAGCTCATCAGGTCACTGGAGAAAGAGCTAGGGTTGTCGCTATTTCGACGGGAGAATCGGGGCGTGGTATTGACTGCCGCCGGCATGGCATTCGTCCCTCACGCACAGCAATCCATCGCGTCCAGCGAGCTGGCGATTGCCGCCGCTCGCCGCGCCCGGCGCGGAGAGGTCGGCGAAATCAGTATTGGCTATCACTCGGCGCTTTTCGAACACAACCTCCCGCAACTGCTCCGGCACTACTTCACCACGTTCCCCGACATCAAAGTTTCACTCGTCGACGCCGGCATTCGCGCACAATTTGAGATGTTGCTGGAGCACAAAATTGATCTGGCATTCGCGCGTGTTTTCAAAGACCACCTGCCTGATCGACTGCGTACCCACCACTTCAGTCAATCGCGCCTGGTGTTATTGATCCCGGACAACAACCCACTGGCCACACGCTTCAAGGGTGACCTGACGATCCTGCGAGGGGAGAAATTCGTTTTCCTGCAAGATCCCACGGGTATCGGCTTGACCTCACACACGCTTCAAGCATGTCGACTGAACCAGCTGCATCCCGACAACATTTTCTACGTTCCCTCATTGATGAGCATTCCTGGTCTAGTGGCTGCGGGGATTGGCGTCAGTATCGTCCCTGAGCCCTTGGCGCGGTTGACTATGCCCGGCGTGCACCTTTTCGCTCTGGATATGCCGGAAATGGTGAGCGAACTGTCTCTGATTTCCAGGATTGATGAGCGCTCGAGTGCTGTGCTGCATTTCATTGAACAAGCGCAGGCGTGGGGATAG
- a CDS encoding MFS transporter has product MSTQRSTPSDPSMSRRAVTAATIGTALEWFDFTLYGAVSATVLPKLFFPAMEPTAGLLASLATFGVGLAARPLGAITCGYLGDKLGRRNLMLATVTMMGLASVLMGLLPTYSQVGVWAPVLLVLLRIIQGFALGGESTGAQLMALEHASPDRRGRYSGLLGLCSPLSQILANAVLMALAAILSAEQFESFGWRIPFLLSFVLVVVAIFIRLKVDETPAFVALKNTAKEKVRSPLKAALGSHWKTIVRLMLFFCSPAALFYLIVIFSLSYLTKHLGLTQSMGFMSLMVANICAIVGALAGGYLSDRWGRKKALAFGSCMTLLILTVYFPILNTQNIASIMAIMGLFLGFTQFQSGIQPVAFAEAFPTQVRYSGSALAYTGANLLVGGPMPMIAVWLMSQSGNSPWPLVSLCAVINLVSLAMIVIGPETRGIDLNHVTDGASQDTASNVLLSKQLGGQP; this is encoded by the coding sequence ATGAGCACACAACGTAGTACACCTTCTGATCCCAGCATGTCGCGTCGAGCCGTCACGGCAGCAACCATCGGCACAGCGCTCGAGTGGTTCGATTTCACGCTGTACGGCGCGGTGTCAGCGACCGTTCTCCCCAAGCTTTTTTTCCCTGCCATGGAACCCACCGCTGGCCTGCTTGCCTCTCTCGCGACCTTCGGCGTCGGCTTGGCGGCACGGCCGTTAGGCGCGATAACCTGCGGTTACTTGGGAGACAAGTTGGGGCGACGCAACTTGATGCTGGCGACCGTGACGATGATGGGGCTGGCCTCCGTGCTGATGGGCCTGCTCCCAACGTACAGCCAGGTCGGCGTCTGGGCGCCAGTACTGTTGGTGCTGCTGCGCATCATCCAGGGCTTCGCTCTGGGAGGGGAGTCGACAGGCGCGCAGCTGATGGCGCTGGAACATGCTTCTCCCGACCGCCGTGGTCGTTATTCGGGACTGCTGGGCTTATGCTCTCCATTGAGTCAGATCCTCGCGAACGCGGTCTTGATGGCGCTGGCCGCAATCCTCAGTGCTGAGCAGTTCGAAAGCTTTGGCTGGCGTATCCCTTTTCTACTGAGCTTTGTCTTGGTGGTAGTCGCCATCTTCATACGCCTGAAGGTCGATGAAACCCCCGCTTTCGTCGCACTGAAAAACACAGCGAAAGAGAAGGTGCGCAGCCCTCTGAAAGCCGCGTTGGGCAGTCACTGGAAAACCATCGTCAGGCTGATGCTGTTCTTTTGCTCGCCGGCCGCGCTGTTCTACCTGATCGTGATTTTCTCCCTCAGCTACCTGACTAAACACCTGGGACTCACCCAGTCCATGGGGTTCATGTCGCTGATGGTGGCCAACATCTGTGCCATCGTGGGAGCGCTCGCGGGCGGTTACCTGTCCGATCGTTGGGGACGCAAGAAAGCGCTCGCATTTGGATCATGCATGACGCTGCTGATCCTGACGGTCTATTTCCCCATTTTGAACACGCAGAACATCGCGTCGATCATGGCAATCATGGGGCTGTTCCTGGGCTTCACTCAGTTCCAGAGCGGTATCCAGCCCGTTGCGTTCGCGGAAGCCTTTCCTACTCAAGTCCGCTACTCCGGCTCGGCATTGGCCTACACCGGCGCCAATCTGCTCGTCGGCGGGCCAATGCCCATGATCGCTGTCTGGCTGATGAGCCAATCGGGCAATTCGCCTTGGCCACTGGTATCGCTATGCGCCGTGATCAATCTGGTGTCGCTGGCCATGATCGTGATCGGGCCTGAAACGCGCGGGATCGACCTGAATCACGTGACCGATGGGGCCAGCCAGGACACCGCATCTAACGTACTTCTTTCCAAGCAACTTGGCGGACAACCATGA
- a CDS encoding type II 3-dehydroquinate dehydratase — MNRTVFILNGPNLNLLGRREPHIYGYTTLDEIRAASLATAAELDLQCEFRQTNHEGVMVDWLQEAFEQQAAVIINPAGFSFHSIAVLDALKLIQAPLIELHLSNIHARDELHRHSIMSGVVNAVVCGLGAAGYPLALRAVAQLLTRDV; from the coding sequence ATGAATCGCACAGTCTTTATCCTGAACGGCCCGAACCTGAACCTGCTGGGGCGTCGGGAGCCACATATCTATGGCTACACGACACTCGACGAAATTCGAGCAGCCAGTTTGGCTACAGCAGCCGAGCTGGATCTGCAATGCGAGTTCCGGCAAACCAACCACGAAGGCGTGATGGTGGATTGGCTGCAGGAGGCGTTTGAACAGCAAGCAGCGGTCATCATCAACCCGGCGGGCTTTTCATTTCATTCCATTGCGGTACTTGATGCGCTGAAGCTGATCCAGGCGCCCTTGATCGAGCTGCATTTGTCGAACATCCATGCCCGTGATGAACTCCATCGTCACTCGATCATGTCAGGCGTTGTAAACGCTGTAGTGTGTGGGCTGGGCGCGGCCGGTTACCCACTTGCGCTGAGGGCGGTCGCACAACTGCTGACGCGCGACGTCTGA
- a CDS encoding nucleoside deaminase, which produces MNHAPSLSPAGTTDLDLELLRRAIALSALSRQNGRHPFAALVADRNGNVIAEAGNNSMPPLGDPTQHAELVAVANAAKHVSAETLAACTLYTSAEPCCMCAGAVYWTGIGRVVYALSEHALLGLTGDHPENPTFSLPCREVFARGQRQVSVLGPMLETEAALPHKGFWS; this is translated from the coding sequence ATGAATCACGCCCCCTCACTCAGTCCGGCTGGCACCACCGACCTGGACCTTGAATTGCTGCGCCGTGCGATTGCCCTGTCCGCCCTCTCCAGACAGAACGGCCGCCATCCCTTCGCCGCCCTGGTCGCCGACCGCAACGGCAACGTGATTGCCGAAGCCGGCAACAACTCCATGCCGCCGCTGGGTGACCCTACGCAACACGCCGAGCTGGTCGCAGTGGCCAATGCCGCCAAGCACGTGAGCGCCGAAACATTGGCGGCCTGCACGCTCTACACCAGTGCCGAACCCTGCTGCATGTGCGCAGGTGCAGTGTATTGGACGGGCATTGGCCGGGTCGTGTACGCGCTGTCCGAGCATGCCCTGCTTGGCCTCACGGGCGACCATCCTGAGAACCCTACGTTTTCATTGCCCTGCCGCGAGGTGTTCGCCCGCGGCCAGCGTCAGGTCAGCGTGTTGGGGCCGATGCTGGAAACCGAGGCAGCGTTGCCACACAAAGGTTTTTGGTCATGA
- a CDS encoding nucleobase:cation symporter-2 family protein, translating into MSSPLIHPVDEILPLRQLVTFGLQHVLVMYAGAVAVPLILGSALGLTSAQIVLLINANLLTSGLATLVQTLGFWKFGARLPLIQGCSFIALAPMIMIGKTFGLNQVFGAVIVSGAATIALAPVFSRLLRFFPPVVIGSLITIIGISLMPAAAIWLGGGNPADTDFGDSANLLLGLATVAVTLVVYATCAGFVGNLSVLIGLFAGSLIAAACGMTHFSRVSEAAWFDISAPMALGVPEFSLVPGMIMMLAMLVIMAETTGNCLAIGKLTGRPTTRQTLGNAFRADGLSTLLGGLFNSFPYNAYTQNTGLIALSNIKSRFVVAAAGVIMVVMGLFPKLGALIAAVPTPVLGGCAVVMFGMTTVAGIQELSRVRFEGTRNSIIVAVSISIGVLPMSFPALFDHANGTLKLVLQSGIFLGAVSAIVLNVLLNPKDKAIAPASPEAAELAD; encoded by the coding sequence TTGAGCAGCCCATTGATCCATCCCGTCGATGAAATCCTCCCCCTGCGCCAACTGGTCACCTTCGGCCTGCAACACGTGCTGGTGATGTATGCCGGCGCCGTGGCCGTGCCGTTGATTCTAGGCAGCGCACTGGGGCTGACCTCAGCGCAGATCGTGCTGTTGATCAACGCCAACCTCCTGACCTCCGGCCTGGCCACGCTGGTGCAAACACTGGGCTTCTGGAAGTTCGGCGCACGCCTGCCATTGATTCAGGGATGCTCCTTCATCGCCTTGGCGCCCATGATCATGATCGGCAAAACGTTCGGCCTCAATCAGGTCTTTGGCGCCGTCATCGTTTCCGGTGCCGCTACTATTGCCCTGGCCCCGGTGTTCAGCCGCTTGTTGCGCTTTTTTCCACCCGTGGTCATCGGCAGCCTGATCACCATCATTGGCATCTCGTTGATGCCCGCCGCCGCGATCTGGTTGGGGGGCGGTAATCCGGCCGACACCGATTTTGGCGACTCAGCCAACCTGTTACTGGGCCTGGCCACGGTGGCCGTGACCCTGGTGGTCTACGCCACCTGCGCAGGTTTTGTCGGCAACCTCAGCGTGCTGATAGGCCTGTTCGCCGGCAGCCTGATCGCCGCCGCCTGCGGCATGACTCACTTCAGCCGGGTCAGTGAAGCCGCCTGGTTCGACATCAGCGCACCGATGGCCTTGGGTGTACCGGAGTTCTCTCTGGTCCCCGGCATGATCATGATGCTGGCCATGCTGGTGATCATGGCGGAGACCACCGGCAACTGCCTGGCGATTGGAAAGCTGACGGGTAGGCCCACCACCCGGCAAACCTTGGGTAACGCGTTTCGCGCCGACGGGCTATCGACCCTGCTGGGCGGCTTGTTCAACAGTTTCCCCTATAACGCCTATACGCAGAACACTGGCCTGATCGCGCTTTCAAATATCAAGAGCCGCTTCGTGGTGGCTGCCGCAGGCGTGATCATGGTGGTGATGGGGCTTTTCCCCAAGCTCGGGGCCTTGATCGCCGCTGTACCCACCCCCGTCCTGGGCGGCTGCGCCGTGGTGATGTTCGGCATGACCACTGTGGCCGGTATTCAGGAACTGTCCCGGGTGCGATTCGAGGGCACGCGCAACAGTATCATCGTGGCGGTGTCGATCAGCATTGGCGTGCTGCCGATGTCCTTCCCAGCCCTGTTCGACCACGCCAATGGCACCCTCAAGTTGGTGCTGCAAAGCGGCATCTTTCTCGGCGCGGTCAGCGCTATCGTGTTGAACGTACTGCTCAACCCCAAAGACAAAGCAATCGCGCCCGCGTCCCCTGAAGCGGCCGAGCTGGCCGACTGA